The genomic interval TTCAACTCCATGACCTGAACAGCGTGGCTTAGCGATATAAAGTGAGTAAAATGGGTCAAGAAAGTCTACCTTTGCCTTGAAGCAAAGCAACAACATAGGAAGAGACATCTTCAATGCGAGCAGAAGCTCTTGTAGAAGGCCTTGTTGTGGCTTGAAGTTTATTATTAGCAGAGCCAGCCCCCGGACGATGACGTGTCTGTGTAAACGCTGAGATCGCGCTAGGAGAGACGGCTGCCTTGATTTTCTCTGGAGCTATTGTGCGCAGTTGAGCGGGGACAGGCATTCTGGTTATATGATTGAATAGGTCAGTGACAATCTTATGGTTCTTGTCCGATATAGTCAGGATGGAAAGACGTAAACGTAGGTTGGAAGAACGAGGCGGTGGCGACTGTTGCCTATTTCAGTGAAATACTAATCATATAGTAAGTAGGAAGGACGGATTGTTAATTTGCGCCCGACGGCCGACCGAACGAGGTAAGTGCATAATCACGTGACCACATACTCCCGAAAAAGTGTCTGTCCAGTCAATTTATTTATTGTTCGTTCGCTCCCTCGTCAGTCAATCGCTGACCAATCGATCTCTTATTAcagcctctcttctcactGAGCAGCGCAATCCGATTTTCCACTGCCAAATCGTCTCTCAATTCGAGCGCGTGAAAAGAAATAAAGAAGGTCGCAGCGATCCTCGGGCACGGACAGTTCAGTCTGCCATTGTGAAGTGGGACCATTTCATTTTCATCAAATAACACCTTCGTGGCTCCAACTGAAATACAAATGACCTCGCAAGCTCTTATACAGGCTGAGGCCTTCGAAAGTCAAAAATTCTTAACATGGTTCAAGGAATCTGGAGGATGGTATAACGAAGAATTAGTAGACATTGTTTCGGTTCCAGGTATGGGGTATGGTGCTGTAGCTGTCAAAGACATCGAGGTACGATCATCTTAGGATATGGATTGCAGAGGGAACACAACTGAATGTATATCATTACAGGAAGGAACTCCTTTGTTCCATGTACCCGACGACCTCATTTTGTCAGCTTATACTTCTGATCTGAAAGATCATCTCGATGCCTCTGAGTGGGATCAGCTCAATAAAGGATGGGCGCAACTCATACTAGTGATGATGTGGGAAACTATCAAAGGATCAAAAAGTCGCTGGGCAGGGTATCTTGGTAAGTCTGTTTTGGTAATATCATGTGCTGTTGGGTCTGACGCTTATCAGCAAATATGCCTGTGTTGTTTGAGACTCCAATGTTCTGGACTGAACGGCAGAGAGAACAGCTATCGGGGACGGACATTGCAGGTATGTCTGCCTTTCCACGATACTATCATAATACTAATTACAGGATTTACATAGATCGTATCGGGAGAGAGGACGCAGAAGCTGAATATACTAGCGTATTGGCACCATTTATCAAAGTTAGTTCATCCCTCAGATGTTAAACTGATCATGCTCAAACATGTAACGGACGATTAGGCCCATCCTGATCTATTCCCTGTAGATTCACCCCATATAACTATGGACGCCTTCCACATTCAAGGATCTAGGATTCTTTCTCGTTCCTTCACTGTACCTCTCCATCGCTTTGGACGATCACACTCACAGTCTAGATCGGATGGTAATAGTGAAAAggaaagtgatgatgaagatgaggaggagatggttgTCATGATTCCCTTTGCCGATATGCTGAATGCTGCCTGGGGGAAGGATAATGCCCATCTGTATGTTGATGAGGACACTATTGAGGgctttgatgaaggagttgTAATGAAGTCTACTCAATTAGTAAAGCAATCAGAACAAATAGTAGGCCATCTTCATTATGCTAAGATTTGGATTGATGAGAGACTAATATGATCTGGCAACAGTACAACACCTATGATTCCCCTCCTAACTCTGAACTCCTTCGCAAATATGGTCATGTTGATGTTCTGCCTTTGCCATCAGATATGCTAGACTTACTCAACGAGACCGAATTAGGTTCATGGCCTTATGGAAATCCTGGAGATGAAGTGTTGCTTCAGGGCGATCTCATTGTGGGGTGTGTGACCACAAAGTTGGGTGGAGCACACATGAAGGCAACTCTGCAAGATCGCATTGATTGGtggcttgaagaagggcaagaggagTGAGTGATCTGCATTTTATATTGGCTTGCTTTCCTTAGTAACCATGATTAGTATATTTCCTCTGAACTTCTCACACGATATTGATGATGGGTTAATCTCATTCATCCGTTTACTACTTCATGACTCAGATTGGGATAGAGCACACAAGAAGGGCAGAATGCCGCGTGCCATAATTGATGAAACAGTGGCTGATGTTCTGCATGAAATTATTAATCAAAGGCTGGCCCAGTATAAGCAAAACATAGAGGTATGTCATGTTATCACAGCTTGCTTGCTGATTGTTACTGGTAATAATGTGTCTTCATTTTTTAGCATGATCTCAAAGTAGTGAGAAGTTCATATCATGGGGCTGATGATAAACCAGTGACTTCTTTGGGAAGAAATGAgtctgctgctgttgttaGACTaggagaaaagaggattCTATACTTGGCCAGAAGGAAAATAGCACAAGCTACAGCTGGACAAAAGTCTTCTCAGAAGCGGAAGAACAATAGCACTTTGATGggcaaagggaagagaatTCATTGAAGTGTTATGTATTGATAAATGTGTTACTTGTAGGATAAAGGAAAATATCTATATTGGCAAGAACTGAATATTAGACTGAGGCTGGGAGTTAGCTGTTTTAGTTGGAGTTCTGATAATGGTGTTGAAGCAAGGAATTGAGTCAGCAACAATTCAATTACATTTCAATAGCCCGTTTCAAATATAAAAGTTAAGACCTGACTTAGTTAGCTAAGATCGGTCTTAGTTTTTAACTTTTAAGGTTTGTATGGGGAATTAGCTTATGTATATAAATCTAACTCTTGttctcatcatctgtcacgagcctgcacaaagtagaagagataagagatcataggagggagttatGTAATagaggaaggcaagatccgttcagataagaaggtccagctggacctccaaCTGGACCTcgaaggatataaatagatttctgtagaagtatataagggggagctctgtcctcgatcttgatcttcttcccctcgaagatcaatatttcataagttactttgcgaaaggtcctcgagctcccatTGCTctctctcgtcttacctGGAACCACCTTTGACATAAACTTACCTcactagtatataagcttgcctgatcttcccaagcacATATACTTTCGCATCTCATATTGACCATGAATAATGaagataataataatgtaGGTGGACAAGTCGCATGACGACGCAAGAGGGCCCGGGGAAAACTTGTTTTGGTCGAACCCAGAAGTCGACCAAAATAAACACGATACACGACCAAAACGCGTTTTGGTACTTACGTAAAATGTGAATTTTGGGTTTTGGTCCGACCAAAACGTTAAATTGAAAGTACCTAAATAATACAGCTGATGATGTGATAAATAACGGATAATGGGGTATCGGTGGTTGCCGCATCTGCTGTGTCGCCGAGTAGTTCTGACAACTGCATCAGGGTTTTCTTTGATCAACGTGTTTGTAAGGTGCTGATGCTGAGTGTTGAATAGGATTTCGCCTTCCCATCTATGGGATGGGCCACAGCGACGCACGATAGTGGAGTACCGATGGAGACAGTGGGGGATTCTGTTCTCTCGGCTTCGCTTCCTCGACCTGTGGATCCGCGACTACCACGTTTGCAGGGTGCGGAATTACTCTTTGGTGCTCGCGTGGAGGGGGCTGTCGAAGTGGTtaaggagagggagaagaccTCAGATGAGGGGTATGCTCAACGCCATCAGGTGAGGGTAACCGTTTGGGTTTGTGCGTGACTCAATTGAGGAGCTGATGGTGTAAGGAGGCCCTGCGCCGGGACCAGAGGAGGCGTAGGGTCGAAGAACGCCAGAGGGCACCAGTGGTTGCCCCTTGTGACCAGTGCCATGGGGTTGGTGCTGAATGTCGGGCCTTCTTGTTGTCCTCGACTTGTGGTCAGTGTACAGTGAAGGGTGTTCGCTGTTCGCGTAACACCAGCGGGGGTAGGGCTTTGGATGTGGCGAGTGATTGATCGGTGATTGAAAGTGTGCCAGCTGATGGGTAGGGTAGTCGACAGGCTGGGAGGTTTCGTCACCTATCTCGAGTGCGAGGTGAATGGCGCAGTGGCTTGTTTGCAAGGCGTGGGTATTCACGTGCTAATGTGTGAATGTAGTGAGACCAGCATTTCCATTGTATTCGAGGGTGTACAACAGGCAATCATTGCCTACCtcatggaggaggaggtgctGGAAGTCCGGAGGCAGGAGATGCGGGGGAGGTTTCGGGAGGAACTGCAGGTGGCGTTGGGTATGTCGCGCAAGAGGAAGCGtggtgatggggatgagTCGTCCGAGGAGTAGGCCCTGTATGGTGGGTCTGTTTTCTGTTCTTCTCTTAATCTAGGTGTGTTTTCCATTGATTCGCCTTTCTTCTCACGGCCAAAAACAAGATCTATAAACTACTACAGATATATTTTACTAATACTAACTCTTAGATGGCTTATTGTTGTTTCGGTCTGTTTCAACTTTGACCTGTCTGTAGAttgttctttctttctcttttcttttgacCACAATTTCAATAAATATCAAAATAAAATGTATGTTACTATGAACTTGATTTCCTATAATTGGTGTGTTGACTTGTACTGATCAACAATCTCTGAAGCATTTTATAAAGCGGTTTCAGGTTCCCAACTATTGTGTTCGGCACTATAGCCGAGCTACTTGATAAGGAATTGGCAGCGTTTTCGGTAACATTTGATGCTCACTTAAGCAAGAGAGTGGTACTGGGCTATGTGGATGCAGATTGGGGAGGAGATATGGATACAAGGAGATCCACTACAGGCTACATCTTCAAGGTTTATGGTGGAACTATTGCCTGGAAACCAAAAAGACAGCCAACTGTGGCACTCTCAACCATAGAAGCAGAATACATGGCTTCTGCTGATGCAGCAAAACAGGCTGTCTGGCTAAGACTTTTGTTGGAGGATATAGGACTTGGACTAAGGGACCAAGCATTGCAACTTGTCAATGACAATGCTGGTGCTATTGCACTCTCAAAGAATCCAGTCAATCATGAGAAGTCAAAACACATTGACATGAGACACGACTTCATCTGtgagaaagtggaggaCAAAACAGTCTCACTGGCCAATATTCCTTCAGCAGAGAATAGTACGTTTCAAATATGGATTTCTTATTTTTCAGGGCTAATTCTAATTCTTTTTTCAATTTTAATTCTGTTCCCTAGTTTTGGCTGAGAAAAAATTAGCAAGCACCAAAAAACAAGAAACCCATGATTTGTGCTGTTctaattcttctttcctatTCTAATCCCAGTTTTTTGGGAAAATTGCAAATAAATTCATGCCTCAACTATTCATGTCTGCATGCTGAGGACTTAAGTCATGGCAAAACATTGATAACAACAACAGACATACTGTTTCTTTCCATAAAACCTACAACTCTGCAAGTCCACAAAATGGATAAACATGAACCCTTTGTCACCCCATCCCATGCTCATACTCCTGTCAGTCAGGGTATTACGAAAAAGAATAAGCATGACAAGTCATATACAAGGTTTCAAGGGTTAGCAGAGAGGGCTTCTGGGCACACGATGGTCGTTCAGCAGAAGAAATTCTCATTCACTATATGGCAGACCCTGAATCATACCAGAAATGGAACAATTCAAGCAACAAATTGGGGGTTATTGCACAGTACATGCTACCATTTCTCGAGTGCCATGGGATCCCTTGTAAACTACTGATGCCAATGGCTGTCAATGGTCAAGTGAGTGGTGCCTTAATCAGGGATGTTCTGGACTGATGATCTTTAGATGATGAAAATTAAGGCGGCATTTATGGCAGCGAATACCCTCATTAAGAACACTGGGGAGGGAGTGTCTGAAAAGGATCACAAGAGAGACATTCATACCTGGAATGGTTGGTGATCTTCTATTCAAACATATCAAGACAACTTATTTTCTGACTCTTTTGTCACTCAAGATAAACTTCTAGAAACCTGCAAATATTATCACTCATTATACCCTGCTTTGTGTGATAAAATTGGCGATTTCTCAGATGGGAACTCTGTACATGACTTATTTGGACTGACATCACTTTCCAACCACACTGCTTCACCTTCTACCGAAGCAGGGGACATGGAGTCAAGGATCAACAACCCAGACAGCTTGGATGCACTTGCAGAAGTAGACTGCTGATAtagagaggaggagggaaatcatgaggaagaggaaagtgGTGATGGAGATAGAGAAAAATCCCCAATTTTAGGCGAGGCTGGCCAGGGATCTGCAACCAATGCCAAAAAGGTCCTTACCAAAGTGAAGGCAGATGACAACTCTTACAgtgggagaaagaagatagCTGATTTTCGGCAGAACTTCATGTCAAGGAAGCTTTGTTGCAATTGGAAGCCGCAGTACGTTCGGCTGAGCAATGCAAATTGGAGGCAGACACCGAGGCATGAAGGAAGCAGActgagagggaagaggagatatggaaggtggaggatgcCAAGAGAAagcaggatgaggaagatgctgaGCAGAATTCCAGGGCCAGCAAAATCAAGCTGATCGGGAAAAGGATGGTCCAGCTTTTGGATACTTGGAAAAGGTATAATGTCTTAGGGAAAAGTTATGACGAAGTTGAAAAGCAAGCGTATATAGAAATTGCTGGTCATGAAAGGCCATTCTAGATTTGATATCTGAAATGCAGAAATGTTTGGTTATGTAGGATCAAAATCTACATTTCCAAGTTCCACACTTCCTCACTTTGATAGGGAGTCTCGACGACTGTTCTGAATATCATTTAAATATCATTTATATTCTGGTATACAGTTTTTTGCCCCAGTGTAGAATCTCGATTTCCTTCAAAACTTCTCTTCACTGT from Cryptococcus neoformans var. neoformans B-3501A chromosome 9, whole genome shotgun sequence carries:
- a CDS encoding hypothetical protein (HMMPfam hit to SET, SET domain, score: 59.7, E(): 7.9e-15), encoding MTSQALIQAEAFESQKFLTWFKESGGWYNEELVDIVSVPGMGYGAVAVKDIEEGTPLFHVPDDLILSAYTSDLKDHLDASEWDQLNKGWAQLILVMMWETIKGSKSRWAGYLANMPVLFETPMFWTERQREQLSGTDIADRIGREDAEAEYTSVLAPFIKAHPDLFPVDSPHITMDAFHIQGSRILSRSFTVPLHRFGRSHSQSRSDGNSEKESDDEDEEEMVVMIPFADMLNAAWGKDNAHLYVDEDTIEGFDEGVVMKSTQLVKQSEQIYNTYDSPPNSELLRKYGHVDVLPLPSDMLDLLNETELGSWPYGNPGDEVLLQGDLIVGCVTTKLGGAHMKATLQDRIDWWLEEGQEDIFPLNFSHDIDDGLISFIRLLLHDSDWDRAHKKGRMPRAIIDETVADVLHEIINQRLAQYKQNIEHDLKVVRSSYHGADDKPVTSLGRNESAAVVRLGEKRILYLARRKIAQATAGQKSSQKRKNNSTLMGKGKRIH